A single window of Pseudomonadota bacterium DNA harbors:
- the thrC gene encoding threonine synthase, whose protein sequence is MEFHPRYTGLIERYRDRLPLAEDVRPISLGEGNTPLIRLDNIERDLGGQHHLYVKFEGLNPTGSFKDRGMTVAVTQAVAEGSRAIICASTGNTSASAAAYAARAGITAFVIIPDGKIAMGKLAQAMAHGAVVMQIKGNFDVGMRLVKELADTAPVTVVNSINPYRLQGQKTAAFEIVEELGRAPDYHCLPVGNAGNITAYWIGYTELMTSPGHKTTEACAFCGGGCQLTHVPMVQHRPRMVGYQASGASPFVQGHMIDAPETVATAIRIGHPQSWTQANLAQTESGGWFRDFSDDEIVTTQKYLADREGVFCEPASATSVCGAISDIKAGRIPPGSTVVCTLTGHGLKDPDIAINRLQSEILDVEAKREAVERTILDRLA, encoded by the coding sequence ATGGAATTTCATCCTCGCTACACTGGCTTGATCGAGCGCTATCGGGATCGGCTGCCACTGGCTGAGGATGTTCGCCCTATCAGCCTCGGAGAAGGTAATACCCCGCTGATTCGTTTGGACAACATCGAGCGCGATTTGGGTGGGCAACATCATCTTTACGTGAAATTCGAAGGTCTCAATCCCACCGGTTCATTTAAGGATCGAGGTATGACCGTGGCGGTCACCCAAGCGGTGGCCGAAGGAAGTCGCGCAATCATTTGCGCTTCCACCGGCAATACCTCGGCTTCGGCGGCGGCCTATGCCGCCCGCGCCGGGATCACTGCATTTGTCATTATTCCCGACGGCAAGATTGCCATGGGCAAGTTGGCGCAAGCGATGGCCCACGGCGCGGTGGTGATGCAGATTAAGGGGAACTTCGATGTGGGTATGCGCCTCGTCAAAGAGTTGGCGGATACCGCGCCGGTGACGGTGGTCAATTCCATCAACCCCTACCGGCTCCAGGGCCAGAAAACGGCCGCGTTCGAAATCGTGGAAGAGCTGGGCCGGGCGCCCGATTACCATTGTCTGCCGGTGGGTAATGCCGGGAATATCACGGCCTATTGGATCGGCTATACGGAACTCATGACCTCTCCCGGGCATAAAACCACCGAGGCCTGCGCCTTTTGTGGGGGGGGCTGTCAATTGACTCACGTGCCCATGGTGCAACATCGCCCCAGAATGGTCGGTTATCAGGCCTCGGGCGCTTCGCCCTTCGTCCAGGGGCATATGATCGACGCGCCGGAGACCGTAGCCACCGCCATTCGTATTGGCCATCCTCAAAGCTGGACGCAAGCGAACCTCGCGCAAACGGAATCCGGTGGTTGGTTCCGGGATTTCTCCGACGACGAAATCGTCACAACCCAGAAGTACCTGGCGGACCGGGAAGGCGTGTTCTGCGAGCCGGCGTCGGCCACATCCGTTTGCGGTGCGATCTCGGATATCAAGGCGGGTCGCATTCCGCCGGGCAGCACGGTGGTTTGCACGCTGACCGGACACGGCTTGAAGGATCCGGACATCGCCATCAACCGGTTGCAAAGTGAGATCTTGGACGTGGAGGCGAAACGCGAGGCGGTGGAAAGAACCATCCTCGATCGATTGGCCTAG
- a CDS encoding homoserine dehydrogenase: MQAVNIGLLGLGTVGCGTVDLLTRSAQEIERRAGRRVIVKRASVRDLNKPRTCTIDGAALTEDPYAVIRDPEISVVVELMGGLEPTRTLVLEAIAEGKHVVTANKALIAEHGNEIFQAARDRGVIVAFEAAVGGGIPVIKAIRESLAGNHIQWLAGIINGTTNFILTEMRDRGMDFSDALAEAQALGYAEADPTFDVEGVDAAHKLTILAAIAFGIPLQFDRVYTEGIGAIGYEDIEYAAELGYAIKHLGIAQRTESGVELRVHPTLIPRKGLLASVDGVMNAVLIHGDAAGDMLFYGAGAGAMPTASAVVADLVDVVRVLSADPEHRVPYLGFQDHAISHTEIVPMESVEAAYYLRLQVEDHPGVMADITRILAEHAISIEAILQKPSQSPGQAELPVILLTHVVREGRLDEALKQIAQLVSVSKQITRIRLHAFQ, translated from the coding sequence TTGCAGGCAGTGAATATCGGCCTACTGGGTCTTGGCACCGTCGGCTGCGGAACCGTGGATTTGCTTACGCGCAGCGCACAGGAAATCGAACGTCGTGCCGGCCGTCGGGTCATCGTGAAGCGCGCATCGGTCAGAGATCTGAACAAACCGCGTACTTGCACGATCGATGGGGCCGCATTGACCGAAGACCCCTATGCCGTCATCCGAGACCCCGAAATCTCGGTGGTCGTGGAACTGATGGGAGGGCTCGAACCCACGCGCACGCTTGTTCTTGAGGCCATCGCCGAAGGGAAACACGTGGTCACCGCCAACAAGGCGCTGATTGCGGAGCATGGCAACGAGATTTTTCAGGCGGCGCGGGATCGGGGCGTGATCGTCGCCTTCGAGGCGGCGGTCGGTGGCGGTATCCCCGTCATCAAAGCGATACGCGAGAGCTTGGCGGGCAACCACATTCAGTGGCTGGCGGGCATTATCAACGGGACGACTAACTTTATCCTGACGGAAATGCGGGATCGCGGCATGGATTTTTCCGATGCCCTCGCTGAAGCTCAGGCTCTGGGTTACGCCGAAGCCGATCCCACCTTCGATGTCGAAGGCGTTGATGCCGCCCACAAGCTGACAATCCTGGCGGCGATCGCTTTCGGTATCCCACTCCAGTTCGATCGCGTTTATACCGAAGGTATCGGTGCGATCGGCTATGAGGATATCGAATATGCCGCGGAGCTGGGCTACGCGATCAAGCATTTGGGCATCGCTCAGCGAACCGAAAGCGGCGTTGAGCTGAGGGTCCATCCCACCCTGATACCCCGCAAAGGTCTTTTGGCCAGTGTGGATGGGGTGATGAACGCCGTCTTGATTCATGGTGATGCCGCAGGGGACATGTTGTTCTACGGAGCCGGTGCCGGCGCGATGCCCACGGCATCGGCGGTGGTGGCGGATCTGGTGGATGTGGTTCGGGTTCTCAGTGCCGATCCGGAACATCGAGTTCCTTATTTGGGATTCCAGGATCATGCGATTTCACATACCGAGATTGTCCCCATGGAATCGGTGGAGGCGGCCTACTACTTGAGGCTGCAGGTTGAGGATCACCCGGGCGTGATGGCGGATATCACCCGCATCTTGGCCGAGCATGCCATCAGCATCGAGGCGATCCTGCAAAAACCATCCCAGAGCCCGGGTCAAGCGGAGTTGCCGGTCATCTTGTTGACCCACGTCGTTCGAGAAGGCCGCCTAGACGAAGCATTGAAGCAAATCGCGCAGTTGGTTTCGGTGTCCAAGCAAATTACCCGCATTCGGCTGCACGCGTTTCAATAA